From the Lolium rigidum isolate FL_2022 chromosome 2, APGP_CSIRO_Lrig_0.1, whole genome shotgun sequence genome, one window contains:
- the LOC124688850 gene encoding pathogenesis-related protein 1-like — translation MEYSPKLALLFALSSVMAAAVVTAQNSPQDFVDLHNAARAEVGVGPVSWNDTVAAWAQDHAETHRSDCELKHSQEDEPYGENIYGGAGGGASWSAADAVNAWVSEKAGYDYGTNTCSIDACGHYTQVVWRNSTAIGCARVVCDSGDGLFIICNYYPPGNYPGESPY, via the coding sequence ATGGAGTACTCGCCGAAGTTAGCACTGCTCTTCGCTCTGTCGTCGGTGATGGCGGCCGCCGTCGTCACGGCCCAAAACTCCCCGCAGGACTTCGTGGACCTCCACAACGCGGCGCGCGCCGAGGTGGGCGTCGGGCCGGTGTCCTGGAACGACACCGTGGCGGCGTGGGCGCAGGACCACGCGGAGACTCACCGCAGCGACTGCGAGCTTAAGCATTCTCAGGAAGACGAGCCGTACGGAGAGAACATCTACGGGGGAGCCGGCGGCGGGGCTAGCTGGTCGGCGGCAGACGCCGTGAATGCGTGGGTGTCGGAGAAGGCAGGCTACGACTACGGCACCAACACCTGCTCGATCGACGCCTGCGGGCACTACACGCAGGTGGTGTGGCGCAACTCGACGGCCATCGGCTGCGCCCGCGTTGTCTGCGACAGCGGCGACGGCTTGTTCATCATCTGCAACTACTACCCACCGGGCAACTACCCTGGGGAGAGCCCCTACTAG